A genomic segment from Triticum dicoccoides isolate Atlit2015 ecotype Zavitan chromosome 1A, WEW_v2.0, whole genome shotgun sequence encodes:
- the LOC119288012 gene encoding receptor like protein 29-like — MPATAVALLLCSLLAVAGAAMDPAEREALLRVMEAVSSDRDWRSSSGTDPCAAPWPGLECKPDAADKRLMRVTRLDFGVPPNPACREAAAFPTHAFSALPHLQSLFLVDCFKNPAKTAALALPPAANLSASRLQQLSIRSNPSLSGTLPPQLASLRSLQVLTVSQNPLVRGEVPRGIGELAGLVHLDLSYNSLTGPIPARIGELRSLQGLDLSYNSFSGPIPSKLGRLAQLQKLDLSSNNLTGSVPATFSGLSSLTFLALSNNGLSGRLPAGLAGLRDLQYLIMENNPMGVPLPPELGGIARLQELRLANSGYSGSIPETFGRLTSLTTLSLQNNNLTGRIPAGLSRLKRMYHLNLSKNGLDGAVPFDGAFLRRLGRNLDLSGNPGLCVDDRAATKEVGVGVCGGGDGSGASPGRAIARGGALWPSASALLCCCLLL, encoded by the coding sequence ATGCCGGCCACcgccgtcgcgctcctcctctgctccctcctcGCCGTGGCCGGCGCCGCCATGGACCCGGCCGAGCGGGAGGCGCTGCTGCGCGTCATGGAGGCCGTCTCCTCCGACCGCGACTGGCGCTCCTCCTCGGGCACCGATCCCTGCGCCGCGCCCTGGCCGGGGCTCGAGTGCAAGCCGGACGCCGCCGACAAGCGGCTGATGCGCGTCACCCGGCTCGACTTCGGCGTGCCGCCCAACCCGGCCTGCAGGGAGGCCGCGGCGTTCCCGACCCACGCCTTCTCCGCGCTGCCCCACCTCCAGTCGCTCTTCCTCGTCGACTGCTTCAAGAACCCCGCCAAAACCGCCGCGCTTGCCCTCCCGCCCGCCGCCAACCTCTCCGCGTCCCGCCTCCAGCAGCTCAGCATCCGCTCCAACCCCTCGCTGTCCGGCACGCTGCCGCCGCAGCTCGCCAGCCTGCGGTCGCTACAGGTGCTCACCGTCTCCCAGAACCCGCTCGTCCGCGGCGAGGTCCCGCGGGGCATCGGCGAGCTCGCCGGCCTCGTCCACCTCGACCTCAGCTACAACTCGCTCACCGGCCCCATCCCGGCGCGCATCGGCGAGCTACGGAGCCTCCAGGGCCTCGACCTCAGCTACAACTCCTTCTCGGGCCCCATCCCGAGCAAGCTCGGCCGGCTCGCGCAGCTGCAGAAGCTGGACCTGAGCTCCAACAACCTCACGGGCAGCGTCCCGGCCACCTTCTCCGGTCTCAGCTCCCTCACCTTCCTGGCGCTGAGCAACAACGGCTTGAGCGGCCGCCTGCCCGCGGGCCTCGCCGGCCTCCGGGACCTCCAGTACCTGATCATGGAGAACAACCCGATGGGCGTGCCTCTGCCGCCCGAGCTGGGCGGCATCGCGCGGCTGCAGGAGCTGCGGCTGGCCAACTCCGGCTACTCGGGGTCCATCCCGGAGACGTTTGGGCGGCTGACGAGCCTGACGACGCTGTCGCTGCAGAACAACAACCTCACCGGGCGGATCCCGGCGGGGCTGAGCCGGCTGAAGCGCATGTACCACCTGAACCTGAGCAAGAACGGGCTGGACGGTGCCGTGCCGTTCGACGGCGCGTTCCTCCGGCGTCTCGGCCGGAACCTCGACCTGAGCGGCAACCCGGGGCTGTGCGTGGACGACCGGGCCGCCACGAAGGAGGTCGGCGTGGGCGtctgcggtggcggcgacggctcCGGCGCTTCCCCCGGCAGAGCCATCGCGAGGGGCGGCGCCCTCTGGCCGTCGGCCTCCGCGCTGCTCTGCTGCTGCCTCTTGCTCTGA
- the LOC119324616 gene encoding U1 small nuclear ribonucleoprotein 70 kDa-like, producing the protein MASSGSRTRPPCADQEDMPKTWLEASLDKKKEKDVPTPPCWCGDVCKLKVSTDRNKSWTEGRRFFVCPNCAHDRRRPTNAYDIPPSPPPLCKYFTWIDHEVPKDIQEDQRADWLRRQRLFEESYARGLERERREKEARERKKREQERARKEKAARQEERASKLARARDAREEDEARDKKGKWPRTTQ; encoded by the exons atggcttcatccggttccaggaCGAGGCCACCGTGCGCGGACCAAGAGGACATGCCGAAGACGTGGTTGGAGGCCAGTTtggacaagaagaaggagaaggatgtgCCCACACCACCATGTTGGTGTGGTGATGTTTGCAAGCTGAAGGTGTCCACTGACCGCAACAAGTCATGGACAGAAGGTAGAAGGTTTTTCGTGTGTCCCAACTGTGCACATGATCGTCGAAGGCCAACTAACGCATATGACATACCACCG TCCCCTCCTCCACTTTGCAAGTACTTCACTTGGATAGATCACGAGGTACCAAAAGATATCCAAGAGGACCAACGTGCAGATTGGTTACGGAGGCAGCGCCTATTCGAGGAGTCCTATGCACGGGGATTGGAGCGGGAGCGTCGTGAGAAGGAGGCTCGTGAGCGCAAGAAGCGTGAGCAAGAGAGGGCACGCAAAGAGAAGGCGGCTCGTCAAGAAGAGAGGGCAAGCAAACTTGCAAGGGCTCGCGATGCACGAGAGGAGGACgaggcacgtgacaagaagggaaAGTGGCCCCGGACTACTCAGTAG
- the LOC119288023 gene encoding uncharacterized protein LOC119288023 yields the protein MEELDEFEVLWPEYYVGHAHADDDQYKTPAPASASVQSPATSWQRRAARSRPVDVPPTPSRAAVLLLRWKDGTDRQDDLAEKDGGGKIVVPPHLLVSGRRLSDGEAAAAYTLLRSGAARHGKRARDLRHLRNSVLRMTGFIEG from the coding sequence ATGGAAGAGCTCGACGAGTTCGAGGTGCTCTGGCCGGAGTACTACGTGGGCCACGCTCACGCCGACGATGACCAGTACAAGACGCCGGCGCCGGCGTCAGCGAGCGTGCAGAGCCCGGCCACGTCGTGGCAGCGGCGCGCGGCACGGTCTCGGCCGGTGGACGTTCCTCCCACTCCCAGCAGGGCCGCCGTGCTGTTGCTACGGTGGAAAGACGGCACTGATCGTCAAGACGACTTGGCGGAGAAGGACGGCGGCGGCAAGATCGTCGTGCCGCCGCACCTGCTGGTCTCCGGCAGGCGGCTCTCCGACGGGGAGGCCGCCGCGGCGTACACGCTGCTGCGGTCGGGGGCGGCAAGGCACGGCAAGCGGGCGCGCGACCTGCGCCACCTGCGCAACTCCGTGCTGCGGATGACCGGCTTTATCGAAGGATGA
- the LOC119324703 gene encoding uncharacterized protein LOC119324703, with protein sequence MDQELQEADVLWPQHNSDHRRDGDDGSNVDGDITKLSSPELSAPVPVPHRKRRSRSWSTSDGSGSGNDDCSDGDVRCTNDAKRNVPPHVLAERRRRLAGRSTAAYSMCSGKGRTLKGRDLRNIRNLVLRLTGFIEK encoded by the coding sequence ATGGATCAGGAGCTCCAAGAAGCCGACGTCCTCTGGCCTCAGCACAACTCCGACCACCGCCGCGACGGCGACGACGGCAGCAACGTCGACGGGGACATAACAAAGCTATCCTCGCCGGAGCTGTCTGCCCCGGTCCCCGTGCCTCACCGGAAGCGGCGGTCTCGCTCCTGGTCGACGTCCGACGGGAGCGGCAGTGGCAACGACGACTGCAGCGACGGCGACGTCCGATGCACCAACGACGCAAAGAGGAACGTGCCGCCGCACGTCCTGGCCGAGcggcggcggaggctcgccgggaGGTCGACGGCGGCCTACTCCATGTGCAGCGGGAAAGGGAGGACGCTCAAAGGGCGGGACCTCCGCAACATCAGGAACCTCGTCCTCAGGTTGACCGGATTCATCGAGAAATGA